One genomic region from Mycobacterium basiliense encodes:
- a CDS encoding PPE family protein — MFYAAFPPEINSGRMYTGAGSGPMLAAAAAWDAVAAELQATAASYSSVIEGLASGPWIGPSSLAMAAAAAPYATWMSATAAQAAEAAAQATAAATAYEAAFAAHVPPVEIAANRAQLAMLVATNLFGQNTAAIAATEAQYGEMWAQDATAMDSYASSSAAASEVTPFAEPPQVVNATGVASQAVTVGQAAASSPAATVQDLLASGPISWLLQLGADLSTGYTAAVTALLNGLFGPTGAATYVSLYNAIKTPLGFTTGFNDIGLLINFPASQFLKFAPHPGLGPLPKDALGGGLGLGPHWGQGTLFNAISPDGPTVHWGRGTLVGKLTVPPSWAAATPTIRTVAAALSAAGPEAVPAAALGEGSLLSSMAVAGMLGSAFGAAAPDAYKRAGVRGRLAPLKDLKDATSPEKLKRLVAQISEKPESVQHHSVDQEGLDSLLEQLAKKPGIHAVHLSKGDKAKVVPSDAQRG, encoded by the coding sequence ATGTTCTACGCAGCGTTTCCGCCGGAGATCAACTCGGGCCGGATGTACACCGGTGCCGGATCGGGACCGATGCTGGCCGCCGCGGCGGCCTGGGACGCGGTAGCCGCCGAATTGCAGGCGACGGCCGCCTCGTATTCGTCGGTGATCGAAGGCCTGGCGAGCGGGCCGTGGATCGGTCCTTCCTCGCTGGCGATGGCCGCTGCGGCGGCGCCATATGCGACGTGGATGAGCGCCACCGCAGCCCAAGCCGCCGAGGCGGCGGCACAAGCCACCGCGGCGGCAACCGCCTACGAGGCCGCCTTTGCCGCCCATGTGCCACCCGTCGAGATCGCGGCCAACCGCGCGCAATTGGCAATGCTGGTGGCCACCAATCTGTTTGGTCAAAATACCGCGGCGATCGCCGCAACCGAGGCGCAGTACGGCGAGATGTGGGCACAAGACGCCACCGCGATGGACAGCTACGCCAGCTCGTCGGCGGCCGCCAGCGAGGTGACACCGTTTGCGGAGCCACCGCAAGTCGTCAACGCGACCGGCGTGGCCAGTCAAGCCGTGACGGTGGGCCAGGCCGCCGCCAGTTCGCCGGCCGCTACCGTGCAAGATCTGCTGGCAAGTGGCCCCATCTCCTGGTTACTGCAGTTGGGGGCCGACCTCAGCACCGGCTATACGGCCGCCGTCACAGCGCTGCTGAACGGTCTGTTTGGGCCAACCGGGGCGGCGACCTATGTGAGCTTGTATAACGCCATCAAAACCCCGCTGGGCTTTACCACTGGTTTCAACGACATCGGGCTGCTGATCAACTTCCCGGCCTCCCAATTCCTCAAGTTTGCTCCGCACCCGGGGCTGGGCCCGCTCCCGAAGGACGCGCTGGGGGGTGGGCTGGGGCTCGGTCCGCACTGGGGCCAGGGCACACTTTTCAATGCGATATCGCCGGACGGGCCGACGGTCCACTGGGGACGAGGCACCCTGGTCGGGAAATTGACGGTTCCGCCGAGCTGGGCCGCCGCCACGCCCACCATCCGGACCGTAGCTGCTGCCCTGTCCGCCGCCGGGCCGGAAGCTGTCCCCGCGGCAGCGCTCGGCGAAGGGAGCTTGCTGAGTTCGATGGCGGTCGCGGGCATGCTCGGCAGTGCCTTCGGCGCGGCGGCGCCGGACGCATATAAGCGCGCCGGCGTCCGCGGGCGTCTTGCCCCGCTCAAAGACCTCAAGGACGCCACGTCACCGGAAAAACTGAAGCGTCTGGTCGCACAGATATCGGAGAAACCCGAGAGCGTTCAGCACCACAGCGTGGATCAGGAGGGCCTGGACAGCCTGCTGGAACAACTGGCAAAGAAACCCGGCATCCATGCCGTGCACTTGTCCAAAGGTGACAAAGCCAAAGTCGTACCTTCGGATGCGCAGCGCGGCTAG
- a CDS encoding MgtC/SapB family protein, with the protein MQNLSIADFALRLAVGMGCGALIGLERQWRARMAGLRTNALVATGATLFVLYAAATEDSSPTRVASYVVSGIGFLGGGVILREGFNVRGLNTAATLWCSAAVGVLAASGHLVFALIATGTVVAIHVLGRPLGRLIDHDGAVEEDEGLEPYRVQILCRPKSAKYARAQIVQHTARNDIILRGIHTGQASDDNITLTAHVLMNGHTPAKLERLVAELSLQPGIYAVHWYTGDQADPLLPASQSD; encoded by the coding sequence GTGCAGAACCTGAGCATCGCCGACTTCGCGCTCCGGCTCGCAGTGGGGATGGGCTGCGGCGCCCTCATCGGCCTGGAACGGCAATGGCGGGCCCGCATGGCCGGGCTCCGCACCAATGCGCTGGTGGCCACCGGAGCGACCCTGTTTGTGCTCTACGCCGCGGCCACCGAAGACAGCAGCCCGACTCGGGTTGCCTCCTATGTCGTTTCGGGAATCGGGTTTCTCGGCGGTGGAGTGATTCTGCGCGAAGGATTCAATGTCCGCGGCCTCAATACTGCCGCCACGCTGTGGTGCTCTGCTGCGGTCGGCGTACTGGCCGCCTCCGGACATCTGGTGTTCGCCCTGATCGCCACCGGCACCGTCGTCGCCATCCATGTGCTCGGGCGTCCGTTGGGCCGACTGATCGATCACGATGGCGCGGTCGAGGAAGACGAGGGCCTAGAACCCTACCGGGTACAAATCCTCTGCCGGCCCAAGTCGGCGAAGTATGCACGCGCCCAAATCGTGCAACACACCGCGCGCAACGACATTATCCTGCGTGGTATTCACACCGGACAGGCCAGCGACGACAACATCACGTTGACCGCCCACGTCCTGATGAACGGCCATACCCCGGCCAAACTGGAACGCTTGGTGGCCGAGTTATCTTTGCAACCCGGCATTTACGCGGTGCATTGGTACACCGGCGATCAGGCCGATCCGTTGTTGCCGGCTTCGCAGTCCGATTGA
- a CDS encoding DUF732 domain-containing protein: protein MKAVLALLGACAMIGLAAPAYAHPDENGDDAGFLSALQQAGITYSDPGQAIGSAKAVCWCLDGGESGLELVHDVKTHNPGFNMEAASQFAMLAAKFYCPHHLNQA from the coding sequence ATGAAAGCGGTATTAGCGCTACTGGGGGCGTGTGCCATGATCGGCTTGGCCGCGCCCGCGTATGCCCACCCGGACGAGAACGGTGACGACGCCGGCTTCCTGTCCGCTCTGCAACAAGCCGGCATCACCTATTCAGACCCGGGTCAAGCCATCGGATCCGCCAAAGCGGTGTGCTGGTGCCTGGATGGTGGCGAATCCGGCCTAGAGCTAGTGCATGACGTAAAGACCCACAATCCTGGCTTCAACATGGAGGCCGCGTCCCAGTTCGCCATGCTCGCGGCGAAGTTTTATTGTCCTCACCACCTCAACCAGGCCTGA
- a CDS encoding NAD(P)/FAD-dependent oxidoreductase: MIRVLVIGSGFAGLWAALGAARRLEELAVPPGTVAITVLSAKPFHDIRVRNYEADLTECRIPLADVLDPVGVGHITAEVVGIDSDAKTVTTSCGRTYGYDRLVLASGSRLIKPDLPGLAEFGFDVDSYDAALRLQHHLQSLATGPPTIAAATVAVVGAGLTGIETACELPSRLEALFAGRAGTPRVVLVDHNRWVGSDMGAAARPVIEQALSDNGVQTRTGVSVAAVSAAGVLLSSGERLEAGTVVWCAGMRASSLTQQLAVRRDRLGRIEVDDYLRATGVPAIFAAGDVAAARMDDQHMSVMSCQHGRPMGRYAGYNVISDLFDEPMLALRIPWYVTVLDLGPAGAVYTEGWDRVVVSCGAQAKATKQTINTRRIYPPLTRSRGDLLAAAAPDLQSRP; this comes from the coding sequence GAGCGCCAAACCGTTTCATGACATCAGGGTTCGCAACTACGAGGCCGACCTGACCGAGTGCCGCATCCCCCTGGCCGACGTGCTGGACCCCGTCGGTGTCGGGCACATCACCGCAGAGGTTGTGGGAATCGACTCCGACGCAAAAACTGTCACCACGTCATGCGGCCGAACATATGGCTATGACCGGTTGGTGCTCGCATCGGGCAGTCGGCTGATCAAGCCAGACCTACCAGGATTGGCCGAATTCGGATTCGATGTCGATAGCTACGACGCCGCGCTCCGACTGCAACACCATCTGCAAAGCCTGGCCACTGGTCCGCCGACCATCGCAGCGGCCACCGTCGCGGTGGTCGGTGCCGGGCTGACCGGAATCGAGACCGCATGCGAGCTGCCGAGTAGGCTCGAAGCATTGTTCGCCGGGCGGGCCGGCACGCCCCGAGTGGTGCTGGTTGACCACAATCGGTGGGTCGGTTCCGATATGGGTGCCGCAGCGCGGCCGGTGATCGAACAAGCCTTGTCCGACAACGGTGTTCAGACCCGCACCGGGGTCAGCGTAGCCGCGGTCAGTGCGGCCGGGGTGTTGCTGTCATCGGGTGAGCGGCTCGAGGCGGGAACCGTGGTGTGGTGCGCTGGAATGCGGGCCAGCTCGCTCACACAACAATTGGCGGTACGCCGCGATCGACTGGGCCGGATCGAGGTCGACGACTACCTGCGGGCGACTGGAGTGCCCGCCATATTCGCTGCCGGCGACGTGGCTGCGGCGCGGATGGATGACCAGCACATGTCGGTGATGTCCTGCCAGCACGGGCGGCCAATGGGCCGCTATGCCGGGTACAACGTCATCAGCGATCTGTTCGATGAACCGATGCTTGCTCTTCGGATCCCTTGGTATGTAACAGTTCTCGATCTTGGTCCGGCGGGCGCGGTGTACACCGAGGGATGGGATCGGGTGGTGGTGTCGTGTGGCGCACAGGCCAAGGCCACCAAGCAAACCATTAACACACGACGCATCTACCCACCGCTGACTCGTAGCCGCGGCGACTTGTTGGCGGCCGCCGCGCCGGACCTGCAGTCTCGTCCCTAG